The DNA region AGACGAACTAGGCTGGAAGCCAGCGAACCGTCAGCGTGAAGTCTCTTTTGCTTTGAAGGCGTACGCAAGCATGGCAACCAGTGCTGACAAAGGTGCAGTGCGAGATAAATCTAAGCTCGAGGGCTAGCTTTATGAGTCAACCCTTTCCCTTAAAACAGGAAAACCAGTCTGGTGCAGATTATCTGCGCCAGATCTTGCGCGCTCCTGTGTACGAAGTGGCAACCGTCACCCCTTTACAAGAGATGCCGCGCCTTGCTGCACGCATTGGTAACAATGTGCAGATCAAACGTGAAGACCGTCAACCAGTGCACTCGTTCAAGCTACGTGGCGCCTACAATATGGTGGCAAGCCTATCCGAAGCGCAAAAAAACGCGGGCGTGATTGCAGCATCAGCAGGTAACCATGCTCAAGGTATGGCTCTCTCTGGTACTAAACTTGGTATCCGAACGACGATTGTTATGCCAAAGACAACACCAGACATCAAAGTGGATGCGGTACGTGGTTTTGGTGGTAATGTCGTTTTGCATGGCAGTAACTTTGATGAGGCAAAAGCCGAGGCAGAGCGTCTATCCGAGTTAAACGGGTACACCTTTGTCCCTCCCTTCGATCATCCACTGGTGATTGCAGGTCAAGGCACCATCGGCATGGAAATGCTGCAACAAAATGGCCACCTTGATTATATCTTTGTCCCTGTCGGAGGTGGTGGTTTAGCTGCTGGCGTGGCGGTACTCGTCAAGCAACTGATGCCCGAAATCAAAGTCATTGCGGTTGAGCCGGAAGATTCTTCTTGTTTAAAGGCTGCATTAGATGCAGGCGAGCCCGTCGTGCTCGATCAAGTCAGCATGTTTGCCGATGGTGTTGCGGTAAAGCGCATTGGTGAAGAAACTTTCCGTCTATGCCAAAAGTACATTGATGGCCATATTGCGGTCTCTAGTGATGAAATCTGCGCAGCAGTCAAAGACATCTTTGAAGACACGCGCGCGATTGCAGAGCCCTCAGGTGCGCTTGCTCTAGCGGGTTTAAAGAAGTTTGCTGAGCAGAACAAACTAGAAGGCAAAAACCTTGGTACCGTGCTGTCTGGTGCGAATACCAACTTCCATGGTTTGCGCTACGTATCAGAACGTTGCGAATTGGGTGAAAAGCGCGAAGGTTTATTAGCAGTTACGATTCCAGAACGTCAAGGCGCTTTCTTTGAGTTCTGCAACTTGATTGGTGGTCGAGCGGTCACTGAGTTTAATTACCGTTACAACGATGATGCTTTGGCAAATATCTTTGTTGGTGTTCGTTTGCAAGGCGGTCAAGAAGAGTTGGAAAATATCATTCGCGATTTACGTGATGGTGGTTACCCTGTGGTTGACCTGTCCGATGATGAAATGGCGAAGTTACACGTACGCTACATGATTGGCGGTAAGCCGTCTAAACCACTCAAAGAACGTCTGTATAGCTTTGAGTTTCCAGAATACCCAGGTGCGCTACTTAAGTTCTTAAGCACTTTAGGTACTCATTGGAACATCAGCTTGTTCAACTACCGTAATCACGGTGCCGACTACGGACGCGTTTTATGTGGTTTCGAGTTAGATGAAAGCGACTTAGCTCAGTTTTCCGCGCATTTACGCGAACTTGGCTATCAATGTAAAGACGAAACGGACAACCCGTCTTATAAGTTTTTCTTGTCGTAGCCGACATCAAGTTATACAAAAATCCCTCGCCATGACGAGGGATTTTTTATTAACGTTGAATCAATGCGATTTCCACCGCATCTGGCTCTGGCGTCTTAAACTCGCTATATTGTTGATAATTAACGACGCGGTCTCTGCCTTGGTCTTTCGCAAGGTACAGCGCCTTATCCGCCATCTTCACCAGTCCCTCAATATCCGAAGCCGGTTCTGGATACGTTGCGACACCAATCGAGACACTTAACTGACCTAGCGACAAACCTTTGTGCTCTAGGTGTAAAGCACGGATCTGATCCACTATGTTCTGCGCATAATCCGTTGCCGAAGCCATATCGCAATGTGGCAGAATCACGGCTAACTCTTCCCCGCCTAAACGACAGGCTGTTTCATCTTCAGAGACGGTGCGTTTCAATAGCGCGCTGATCTCTTTCAATACGTAATCACCGGCATCATGACCAAAGTTGTCGTTAAAGCGCTTGAAATGGTCGAGATCAAGCATCAATAGCGACATGGCTTCTGTGCTGGTCGCTGAGTTGTTTACGTGCTCCGTGAGCTTTTGCTCGAAGAAACGGCGGTTGTACAACCCCGTTAACGGATCGCTCAACGCCTGAGAACGTAACTTCTCTTGGAGACTCAAGTTCGCTAATGCTAAGCCTAAATGTTCCGCCACGCTGTACGACAACTGCATGGTCATCTCATCAACTTCAATCTCACCTTGGCCAAAATACAAATGCATGATACCGATGGTATTGCCGTGTGCAGTTAGAGGAATACACAGCGTCTGGTTATTTTCGATCGATGCCATATGTTCACAAGTTAAGTTATGGAATGACTCAATCGATAAGTGACTGCGACCTTTACGCAGTGACCAGCATTCATCAGGAGCAAATGAGCGACTTCCTGGCCAGCTATCCCCCCAATCTAGTTGCGTGACTAACTGGTTTCTTGAAGAGCGCATCAGAGAAATACTGCCATTCACCTTACCCAAAATACGAGGGACGATATCCTCTACGACCATCTGAGCTTCAATCAAATTGTTACATGCTGCCAGCATATTGGCTAAACGATGCATTAACTCAATTTCCAATGTACGCTGACGAATGCGCTCATCTTGTTTTTTCTGCTCTTCGGATACTTTATGGATGATTTGACGATGGCTGAAAATCGAGGTTGCGATAAGAAAGCCAATACTCAGTACCACCATGGCACCTAAGATCGCCATCAATTGTGATGTCATGGTTTTCAAATGATGCATCGGTACGGCGAGTACCACGACGAACTCTTGAGAATCGATAACAACCTTGCGTGATACGTAAAACAGATCAACAGACAACACTTCACTAAAGCGTACGTCGTAGCCAGACCCATTCTCCCAAGCTTGGACAAATTCAGGTCGGTCGCTGTGACTTTCCAGTCCAATTAAAGCGCGGTCTGACAGCGCAGTATCTCCGACAACGGTGCCCTGCCCATCAAGTACTTGAATACGAGCATCTGCATCAGCTTGCGTTAAGTCACCGATATAATCATCGATATCAGAATCGTGAGCGAAGCTCGGAGCATCTTCCTTAATTTCATAGATAACATCGGTAAGCAGAGATTCCGTTGTTCGCTGCACAGAATCATGCACTGAACGCTCAAGCGTTATATAAAACCCGTATAACCCCACCAACATAAACACAGACAATGTGATGATCGGTAAGATTTGCCATTTTCTATCCACTAATTTTGACATAATCGTTCATCCTAAATTTACCGAACTTTGTTTCGATTTTTAATGAATTGACCACATTGTCAACACGTGTTTCGGTCAATTTTCAATTTTATGAATGTTGTAGCCAATCTCGATGAAGTTGACTTGACGAGCCAAGATAATCCACCATCCATTGAATCAACTTATGGTTATCGTCCTTACGCCACACCAAACAACACTGGCTCAGCGGCTTATCATCCGGCAGCACTTTTTCTACCAGTACACCATCATTAATAAGTGGCATAGCGATATGTCGTGGCATGTATCCTACGCCGACCCCATTTTTTAGACACTCAATCGCACTGTACCAATTAGGTAAAAGCAAACGTCGTTGTTTCGGATAATGCCCAGTGTGACGTTTTGGCAAGACGTTTGACGTATCATCTAAGCAAATAGCCGGAAATTTACTGACAAATTCTTCGGTAAGTATCTGCTGACGAACGCAAGGATGAGCCGGAGACATTACGAATGCCCAATCGAGTACGCCCATATCTTTGACTTCAAAATCGCCACCAACAGGAATTGCAGAAGTAGCACCAACCACGATATCAGCTCGTTCCTGAGCGATAGCCTCCCAAGAACCATTAAATACTTCCATGTTGATTTGCAGCTCTGCAAATTCAAACTCTCGATAAAAGTCTTCAACCAAAGGTTTGAGCTTGTCGAGCTTGACCACGTTATCCAACGTGAGCTTCAACGTTGATTGCCAGCCATGAGCTGCACGTCGAGTTTGCGCTTTCACTTCTGCCATCTGTCTCAATAATAAACGCGCTTCAGCAATAAAAAGTTCTCCCGCTGGCGTGAGTTCTACCTTTCTCGGCAAGCGGCGAAACAGCACCACATCCAGTTCTTGTTCCACTTGACGTACGCCATAACTGATCGCCGACGGCACCTTATGCAACACTTCGGCAGCCGCAGTAAAACTGCCCAAGCGAGCAACCGTATCGAGCATCTCCAACGAAGATTTTGAGAACATGAATATCGACCCTTCAAAAAATTTGATTGATAACCAATAATTTTAGCGTTTTATTTTCTTAAAATCGAAAAATAGAATGGCGAGGTAAATAAATCAGGGTTAGCGCTAACTGATACTGAACAATAAATGATTAAATAATTTGATTGGTTGAATCATGAAAATCTCAAAACTACAGCTTGTTTATCTCGCAGCCTTATCAATGCTCGGCTTTATTGCTACCGATATGTACTTACCGGCATTCAAAGCAATGGAAATCGATTTTGCTACAGGCCCTGAACAAATCGCACTTTCTCTGACCGTATTTCTTGTTGGTATGGCTTTTGGTCAGTTGATGTGGGGCTTGGCTTCAGACAAATTTGGACATCGT from Vibrio hyugaensis includes:
- the ilvA gene encoding threonine ammonia-lyase, biosynthetic, producing MSQPFPLKQENQSGADYLRQILRAPVYEVATVTPLQEMPRLAARIGNNVQIKREDRQPVHSFKLRGAYNMVASLSEAQKNAGVIAASAGNHAQGMALSGTKLGIRTTIVMPKTTPDIKVDAVRGFGGNVVLHGSNFDEAKAEAERLSELNGYTFVPPFDHPLVIAGQGTIGMEMLQQNGHLDYIFVPVGGGGLAAGVAVLVKQLMPEIKVIAVEPEDSSCLKAALDAGEPVVLDQVSMFADGVAVKRIGEETFRLCQKYIDGHIAVSSDEICAAVKDIFEDTRAIAEPSGALALAGLKKFAEQNKLEGKNLGTVLSGANTNFHGLRYVSERCELGEKREGLLAVTIPERQGAFFEFCNLIGGRAVTEFNYRYNDDALANIFVGVRLQGGQEELENIIRDLRDGGYPVVDLSDDEMAKLHVRYMIGGKPSKPLKERLYSFEFPEYPGALLKFLSTLGTHWNISLFNYRNHGADYGRVLCGFELDESDLAQFSAHLRELGYQCKDETDNPSYKFFLS
- a CDS encoding sensor domain-containing diguanylate cyclase, producing MSKLVDRKWQILPIITLSVFMLVGLYGFYITLERSVHDSVQRTTESLLTDVIYEIKEDAPSFAHDSDIDDYIGDLTQADADARIQVLDGQGTVVGDTALSDRALIGLESHSDRPEFVQAWENGSGYDVRFSEVLSVDLFYVSRKVVIDSQEFVVVLAVPMHHLKTMTSQLMAILGAMVVLSIGFLIATSIFSHRQIIHKVSEEQKKQDERIRQRTLEIELMHRLANMLAACNNLIEAQMVVEDIVPRILGKVNGSISLMRSSRNQLVTQLDWGDSWPGSRSFAPDECWSLRKGRSHLSIESFHNLTCEHMASIENNQTLCIPLTAHGNTIGIMHLYFGQGEIEVDEMTMQLSYSVAEHLGLALANLSLQEKLRSQALSDPLTGLYNRRFFEQKLTEHVNNSATSTEAMSLLMLDLDHFKRFNDNFGHDAGDYVLKEISALLKRTVSEDETACRLGGEELAVILPHCDMASATDYAQNIVDQIRALHLEHKGLSLGQLSVSIGVATYPEPASDIEGLVKMADKALYLAKDQGRDRVVNYQQYSEFKTPEPDAVEIALIQR
- the punR gene encoding DNA-binding transcriptional activator PunR is translated as MFSKSSLEMLDTVARLGSFTAAAEVLHKVPSAISYGVRQVEQELDVVLFRRLPRKVELTPAGELFIAEARLLLRQMAEVKAQTRRAAHGWQSTLKLTLDNVVKLDKLKPLVEDFYREFEFAELQINMEVFNGSWEAIAQERADIVVGATSAIPVGGDFEVKDMGVLDWAFVMSPAHPCVRQQILTEEFVSKFPAICLDDTSNVLPKRHTGHYPKQRRLLLPNWYSAIECLKNGVGVGYMPRHIAMPLINDGVLVEKVLPDDKPLSQCCLVWRKDDNHKLIQWMVDYLGSSSQLHRDWLQHS